Below is a genomic region from Candidatus Poribacteria bacterium.
TGCATGGCATGCAAGAGGTCACCAGTTCAAGTCTGGTATCCTCCACTTTTTTATTGCGTCTGTTCCGGTGAAGGCTTAGCGGCTTCTTCTGTGTTCTTGTTGGTCGGTGTCTTCTTTATCCGACGCGGGATACCGTTATCCAACACACCCATAAGTGTTAAATGAAGTTGTGCTCGAGTCGGCAATACCTGAATCAATTCTTCCTCAATCCCCGCAATCCGTCCTCGCATTTCCTTCCGTTTCGATCGGAATTCGTCCAAGGTTTCTTGAATTGCCGCATCTTCTACGAGCGAATCTTTGGCGAGTCGATTTAAGGTTTTCAAATCGTTGATCGCCTGAATGTCTTTTTGGCGTTTCAGGTTCCACAATTCTTCAAGTTGGGTCTTCTGTGCCTCTGTTACGCCGAGATCTGCTAAGGTGATACCCTTCTTGTTTTCATCACTACTCTTTTGCGCCCATGCGATAACGCCACACAGCGCGACGCTTATCAGGATCGTCAATATCTGCTTTCCATAGATAGGCGACTTTCGGTTTCTTCTTCGTTTCGCGTTTTGCATAAGTTTGCACCTCTAACTCCGATATGGAACCCCGTTTAAACGTTCTGCATACCATAATACCATGAAAAATGCAGGATGTCAAGGAGAAAGCGTGGAGGCGTCAGAGCCATTTATAGTAAATCCTAAAGATATATGGACAGTTTCGTAGGGGTGTTTTTGCGAACGCTGAAATCCAATGCGAAGAAAGTCTTTGCTTGGGGTTTTTGATAGGGTGTTTCTGTGGATTTCTGCGGATTTCTGCGGATTTCCCCTAGGTCTCCCAACCCGAAACGCACTATCACGGTAGGCGCGGTTTCTAACCTCGCCGATGCAGCATGTCAAAGTAATTCTAAAACCTACCATAGTTTTAAATATTTCCTTTATATATGTGAATATTTCTCCACTGTAGGAGCGAGCTGTGCTCGCGATATTGCGTAAAAATGCTCACATCTGTGAATAAAAACCAAGATTAGAACCGAAAACTAAATAGCCCTGGTGGAGGCGTAGGATGATTTGGTTTAAAGTTATCGCATTAAAGGGGATTGTGGTAAGGAAAGGTACCCCGCAGAAGATCGGACACGCTTTGGAAATTACGTCTGCAGCAGTGTTGAATCTCGCTAAGTTGAGAGAAAAAACGTTTGACAAAACATAATGTTTCTATTACAATTGTTTTTAACGTTATCTTACGCTGCCTGTCCGTTTTACACGAAGGTTTGGAATGCAAGGGAGGTTTGGATGATTTACAAAGGGTTACAGCTGGATCGGTTTCAGGAGGAAGCGATCGCGGCGATTAATGGGGATACTTCAGTGATTGTCACTGCCCCGACAGGGGCTGGTAAAACCGTCATCGCTGAATATGCCGTCGAAAAGTGTCTTCAAGAGAACCGCCGTGTTATCTATACCGCCCCGATCAAAGCCCTCAGTAATCAAAAATATCGGGATTTTTACGCCGAATATGGGGAAAAAATCGGCATTGTTACAGGGGATGTGGTCTTAAATCCCCATGCCCAAGTCCTGTTGATGACGACCGAGATTTTTCGTAATACTATCTTTGATAATATTGAACGGCTACAGGATGTCTCTTACGTCATCTTTGACGAAATCCATTATATTAATGATATTGAACGTGGGACCGTCTGGGAAGAGAGTCTCATCTTCGCACCGCAACATATTAAATTCGTCTGTCTAAGTGCCACGATTCCCAACATTCATCCTTTCGCAGAGTGGATGCAAAGTGTGCGCGATATTGACATTGAGATCGTCGAAGAATTAAAACGTCCAGTTCCTTTAAAACATTACCTCTATTTTAAAGATTACGGCATTGGGCATACCCCACACATCACCCCCCTTCGAAAAATATCTCAACGCGATACGCGGCAACGAAAATCTGGGGTACCCGAAAATAAAACCCTTCCGGCATTCCCCCCAGGCTTTATAGAGACACGTCTTATGCCACATCTCCGTCAAGAGAAGCGTTTTCCGTGCCTCTATTTCTGTTTTAGTCGTAGGGGGTGTGAAGAAAACGCAAAATCATTGGCGTTCGGATCGCAGTTACAGTTGCTTAACGAAGAACAGACCGCACAGATTTTAAAGCAATTCGATGAACTCTGCCTCCAATTCGACATCGCCGAGGAAAAGAAGATTGCAGAGTTCCGTAAATTAGTGAGTTGTGGGATCGCCTATCATCACGCCGGTATGCTACCGACCCTTAAAGAGGTCGTTGAGCGGTTGTTTACCTCCGGACTGATTCAATTCCTCTTTACCACAGAAACGTTCGCTGTTGGTATTAATATGCCAGCCTGCACAGTGGTTTTTGACAGCCTCGAAAAATTTGATGGAATCGGGTTTCGACACCTCAAGGCACGGGAATATCATCAGATGTCAGGGCGCGCAGGCAGGCGCGGTATAGATACCATCGGTTATGTCTATGCACAAATTGTACCCGCATACGCTGATGTCAATGAAATTGAGGCGATTGTTTCTAATAAGGTCGAACCGATAGAGAGTCAATTCAATCTTTCCTATTCCAGTATTCTTAACCTTTACCAGAAATATGGCGATGATATTTACGATGTTTACACCATGAGTCTGAGTAATCATCAAAACCGCGTGCGGGTCGCTGAGCACAGTAAGCAGGTTAATAGAAAAACGAGAAAACTTCAAACGCTCCCTGAACCCGAGTGTATTCACGAGGGTATTGACGGAAGTGAGCAAATTAAGAAACATTATCGCCAGAAGCGAAATCATCAAAATAAAATTCAGCGTTTGTATGCAGAGATGCAGCAAGTCAGATTCCAGAGACGACGAAAAAAGAAGAAAAAGGAACGCACGAGGCGGCTGGAGACCATTCACAAAGAAATTAAACGTTTGCAAGCAAATCCCGCCGAGAGCCTGTGTAACGGATGTCCGCACTTGAACACTTGTAGTGGAAGGCATACGGCGATTCGCCAGGCAGAGACGCAACTTCAGAAAGTCAAAAAGAAAACGAAATCTATGAAAAACCAGCCACAGCGGCAGATAGCCGCTCGCCTGAAGGTGCTGGAAGAACTCGGATACATTGAAGCCAAGTCCCTTCTGCCGCGTGGAAGCACCGCTGCTTGTATCTACGGATATGAACTCCAATTAACCCAATTACTATTTAGCGGACTTTTTGAGCAGCTGACAGAGGACGAAATTAACTGTCTCATGGTAGCGATTATCACCGAACCCCGTAAAGACGGATACTTTAAACCGCTCAAAGAAGAACGTTTATTAGACGCACTTTATGCAGTTAATGCTGAAATTTCGCGCATACAACGTTTAGAGGTCAAGCATAAGTTAACAGAAATTACACCGTTGTTAGAACCTCGGCTTTGCACGGCTATGCTCGCTTGGAGTCGAGGCTGTGACTTTGACCAACTCGAAAAATATGCCAATTTAGATGCCGGCGACTTTGTCAGAACCTTTCGACTCGTCATTGATCAGCTCCGCCAAATCCGGCGTGCTATGAGTGGTCATACGGCCCTCGTTGAGAAACTCAACCGGTGTATCGGCAGGATTAACAGAGATGTTGTGGATGCGGAACGACAATTGCGAATTGGGCATGCGGATCTTGATGAAACAAAGATTGCGAGTTCCGACCAGCCCGTACGTTTTGAGCTTGATGATTTCGATGTTGAACCAGAAAGTGAAACATCGGTTGCTTCTTAGGATATTCCGCTTTCAACTCGGACAACTTACCCAACCCCTCGGTAAGTGCGGTTTCCTAACCGCATCTACCACGCAGGAATAGGCGTAATTCATAATTTTGTGGACGTTCTGTTGGTGCGACTTTGAAAATTAATTGTAATCTGAAACAAATTGTATTACAATGAAAGAAAATAATATGTATAGATGCTGGCTATCAAGATGTACTGCCGCGCAGTGCGCGAAGATACCGGCACCCTGATAAAGACTAAAGGAGAAAAACATGGCAAATCAAGACTTTGACCTGGCGGGTGCACTCAAGATACGTCCCGCTGAAGAAAGCGACGCCGCGCATTTACACACATTTTGTTTTCCTGAAAAAACCAAAGAGCAGGTTACTGAGGAACTCCAAGCCGATTTAGAATCAAACGGTCAAATCCATCGACTCGTTGCCGAGTCGAGTGGATACCCGATCGGACAGATTACCGTGAGCAAGGATTCCAGCGATGCTGAGGTAGCTCAGGTCGGAAATCTCGCCGTATCTGGACCCTTTCGGCAGTTAGGGGTCGCGGACTATCTCATAAAAGCTGCCGAGGCTGCCGCAGCAGAAAATGGCGCGAAAACCCTTGAGATTGAACTCGCCTCCACGGAAACGAATGTCATTCAGAGATATAAGGACTGGGGGTTCGTTGAAAAGCCCCTTGTTATCCTCCAGAAATTGCTTGATGCAGCAGCACAAGAAGAAGTAGAAGAAGAAGTAGAAGAAGAAGCAATAGAAGATACCGCCGAAACTGCGGATCAAGTTCCTGAGACCGGCGGCGAACAGCAGGAACTTCTTGATTCCTAAGGGACTGACTCGACCAACGAACCCCGGACGGTTCCCGCTGGCGAGGTTCCTAACCTCGTCTACTGCCAATGTACTGAGGAATGAGAGGCTTTACTGTAAAAGTGGTACTGACCGATAGTAGCTTAGGAGACAAACTATGAGAAAAATCTGGCTTGCCCTTGCGCTGGCACTCTTTGTAATTGGGTGCGGCACCCAGAACGAGAATCTCGCGAAGGGGAAAGAACTGATTAAATCGGATAAACGACGCAAAGAAGAACGCGCTGTCCGAGAATTTAAACTTGCGCTCCAGCAACCCATCGATAGTGCTGAAGCACATTATCTGCTCGGATATTACAACTCGCAGGAATTTTACGAGCCGAATACCACGGATTGGCAAGAAGCGTCAATTACTGAACGCGGCAAACAGATGTTTCTCGCGTATCAGGCGGAGCAGCGGAAATACCTGGAAAGACTCGTTTTTGAGACACTGCGTGATGATGACTTGGATGTCCAAAATGCCGCGCTTGATGCGCTGAGACGGCTCTATAAGCAAGCGGATCGGAAACGACTTCTCAGCCAACTCCAAAAGGCGATTAAGTCGGGGGACAATCGCGATCGGCATAATGCACATTGGGTACTGGGGCATCTCGGTCAGGAGGATCCAGGGACGATTGTCCCGATTTTGGTGAAACTTCTGGATCATCGAAGAACGGAGACTCGCCTGAATGCCGTCAAGGCACTTGGAGAGGTTGGAAGCGAACAAGCGATTCCAGCACTTGCTACGTTGATTGAGTCGGGTTCTGCGAAATGGAAACGCGACAGAGAGGAACCTGAGGTCCGCCAACTCGCTGTAGAAGCACTCGGCAAAATCGGTGGGGCCGCTGTACCGGAGTTAGTCAAAATTGTGCAGAATAAAGGGTCATCACTGCGTGTTGACGCAATTCGAGCGTTGGCAGTCCTCGGGGACGAAAAAGTTGTGGAACCCCTTTTAGAGGCTTTAAAGGAACAGAGCAGTCGGGATGTTGTTATCCCTCTTAACTGAATGTTAAACCGTTCTTGTCCCCTTTGCCGCAACTCGCAATCTGAATCTTCATAATTAAGAGACTTCCCCACTTCCGCAGTAGGTGCGGTTTCTAACCGCACTACGTCGTTTAACCGCAAGGAATCATTAAAATATGCGCAATCTTTATACGTAGCTCGTAATGTAATGGAGAGCGGGTTTGAAAAAGAGTTGTCAAAGTTCCAATCCACGTCATTTAACCGCAAGGAATCATTAAAATATGCGNNNNNNNNNNGTTGTCAAAGTTCCAATCCACGTCATTTAACCGCAAGGAATCATTAAAATATGCGCAATCTTTATACGTAGCTCGTAATGTAATGGAGAGCGGGTTTGAAAAAGAGTTGTCAAAGTTCCAATCCACGTCATTTAACCGCAAGGAATCATTAAAATATGCGAAAAACAATAACACGGTTTAACAAACCTCGCTACTTAGCGTTTATCCTGTCACTCCTTCTTGTACTGATGCTCGGACTCGGATGTGATAATCAGTATTACGATGAACGCCTAAAAATGCAGGTGCAGCAGTTAGACAGCGACCTGAAAGACCGGTGGTCGACCAGTGGGGTCGTTGTTTTGAATACGACACCCAACGGACCCGCAGATAGAGCGCAGCTTGAGACGGGTGAACTCATCTCTTATGTCATTGCAGAATACCCTGTCCGAGACGTTGGAGACTTTAACAGCGCAATGAAGCAGGCACTCGATGAGGATAATAACTTCATTCTTCATCTAAAAGATAAACCACCCCTGCGTATCGCGCTTCGCAGACAGGGAGATAAGGTAGGGCTGAGCGTTGAAGGCAGTGGCACTGTGCGTGTCAAGCAGATTCAACCCGGTACCCCCGCGGCGAATACCGATGTTCAGGTAGGGGATATCGTTGAAAAGATTGTTGATGAACGCAAAATTTATAGCCTTGATGATTACAAGAAGACGCTCGGAAAACTTTCTAAACAGCAGTTTACGTTCCGAACCACTGAATTAATAGGTGTGAAGATTGCCGCTGTGGACGCACTCGGCGATTTAGGCGACGTCCGCGCGATTGAGCCACTCGTCGATCTCTTCAAAAGTAGCACAGAATTCTCACTCCGGAAGGGAGCCATTAATAGTCTGCAACGCCTCGTTGAATTGAGCGTCCTAAACGACCTCTTTCAGGAATTTCAAAGTGCCGACGTGAACCAACTTCCAGCCGATAGTCTTCACGCACAGCAGTTAGAATCTGCTGCGATCCTGGGTTTACTCACTGTGGATAGGATCGAGAATACGGCTACCCTTAAAGCTCCCTTCGGGACGCAATTCAGACACAGATCCCAAGCACTGTATCACAGAATTAACGAAGGACAACTCGCGAAACTTGCGCAAGAATACATCCAAATTGATCTGGAACCGGAACAAGAAATTCGACGTGCTTGTCTTGCTATACTCGGAATTCTCAAACCCGTTTCTGCGATTGATGCTCTCATTGCAGTGCTTGAGAACCCCGCAGAAATTCCCGGCATCCGCTTTCAAGCTGGGTTAGCACTCAGTCAAATTGGTGAACCTGCTGTTGATGCGCTTATTACTGCGTTTGAAGAGGGAGACACCAGCACGAAGGATATTGCCGCTTCTGCACTCGGTGGCATTGGCGGATCTAAGGCGCGGGATCAGTTAATTAATGCCTTGGAAAACAGCACTGAATCCGCAATTCAACTCACACTTGTTGACGCCATTGCCAAAATCGGTGATGTGCCTTCAATCCGAGCGTTGGAACGCCAGCTTCAACAGTATCAGCTGGACGAAGACAGCGGCGTCCGTATTTTTCTTGATGAGATTTTCAAGGGTTTAGAGAAGAAATCGATGTAATTCGGTGGAACACTTGCGCAACAGGGTGTCGGCTGCTAATGAAAATTGGTCTCATTTCAGACTTGCACACGGACGTTACGCCTTGGAACAAGGCACTTGTTCCGCATCTCATGGATGCCGTCAGAGTAGCAAAGCTTGATGTTTTAGTGCTCGCAGGAGACTTCGCACGACATTTGGTTCAACTCTCTGAAACGCTAAATGCCTTTCATCTTGCGGATTTAGCATGTGAGATATTGTTTGTCCCCGGTAACCACGACATTTGGGCTATTGAGACTGCTAACGTTACGAGTGAACAAAAGTGCGGAATTATTTCGGAACTGTGTGATGCGTGCGGGATTCATCCATTGATGGACGCACCTTTTATCACGGAAAAAGTCGGTTTCTGTGGGACTATCGGTTGGTACGATTATAGTTTTGCGCCGGATGCATACGATTTTTCCGACGATCAATATGCCGAAAAGGAGTTGATGGGAGCCGTCTGGAACGATAAGCGATACGCCAAATGGAGCGACCCCGATCCCGTTGTTGCCCGACGCTTTGAATCAGCGCTTGAGGCGCAGATCGCCTCTATTCAGGAGGATGTATCACGTATTATTGTAGTCACACACCATGTCCCGTTTCGGGAGTGTATCCGATACCGTGGTGAGTTACCGTGGGATTTTTTTCGAGCATTCATGGGCAGTGAACAACTCGGGGCACAATGCTTACGGGAACCTCTTGTCACGCATGCGCTCTTCGGGCATACGCATCATGCACTCGATATGCAAATTCGCAGTGTCCGGGCGATCTCTGCTCCTGTCGGTTATCTTCAGGAAGAACCTACCGTCGGATTGCAGACTTATGCGGCACAATGCTTGGCTTGTTTCGAGGTATAATAACATATTGAGGTGAATCTTGTTCGTGGTAGAGCAATTCATTGCTCGTTGTTAACCTGTGAACGTGCGATAAATCGTACTACTACAAACCTACTTTATAGTAAAACTTAGAATTAAAAATACATTTTAATAATATCGGGATGCTTCGGGTTCCGTAGGGGGTTTTTGCTTGGGTGTTTCTTCGTAGGTCTCCTCGCCCGCCAAAGAGTGTCTCATTAATTTTTCGACTTACTATAAAATTCAAAATGGATGGAATACTATTATGGATATAACGTTAACCAACAGCAACGATACAGGTGCCCTTGAATTTCCGTGGGGCGCGATTAAGTGGCTCTGTAACGATCAGATTGATCCAGAGGCTGAGATGACATTCGGTGTCGTCTATATCAACGCCGGCGAAGGCAATCCGACCCACTATCATCCGAACTGTGAGGAACTTATCTATGTTCTCTCAGGTGAATGCGATCACAGGTTGGGAGATGAGGTTATCCCGCTCCGACCAGGGATGATGCTGCGTATTCCGCGCAATGTCAAGCACAATGCCGTCAACACCGGTTGGCAACCCGTAACGATGATTATCTGTTATTCAGATGCCGATCGGCAAACCGTCTTTGAAGAGTGAGAAACTATATGACTCCTGACCGTGCTTACGAAATTTTAGATCGCACTTCGTCTGAATCCCAATGATGTAGAAACTTATTGATCCAACTACGCTGTGTTTACATTTTATTATCATAGGACTTACGCAGGATGCTCTTTTGAGCATCTGACTGTTAGTTTGTGTTAAGGAACCGTGTGCGTTTTTTGTCAGCTCATCCTCTCAGACAGTGCCCTATCGTCAAAATTGCGTAAGTCCTGTATCAAAATTATCGGGAAGTCAGGGCCTACCAGAATTTGTACAAATTGGATATTGTCGAACTATGAAAGTCTTGCTATGACTGGATCCGGAGTCAGAATGTAAACACTATCTAGCAAAATCTAAAAGAGGAAAAAATAGAATCTACTCCAAAAAAGGAGTTCCAAAATGAATTTGAGAAAAAAAGCAGAATCCCTACCAAAAGCACTGCGACAGCAAATCATCATGGATTATAAGGAAACGGATTTGCATACATTTCTTAAAGAATTATTCCAAGCGATGCAGCCAGATTATACCGTTGAAATCACCCACGGCACACAAGAATTTGGGAAAGATCTGGTTATTGTTAAAGTTGATAACTTTACCAAAGAGATTATTGGTGTTGTTGTCAAACGCGGCCGTATAAACGGTAAGACACTCGGTGATGTTGATGGTTTAAAATC
It encodes:
- a CDS encoding HEAT repeat domain-containing protein; translated protein: MRKIWLALALALFVIGCGTQNENLAKGKELIKSDKRRKEERAVREFKLALQQPIDSAEAHYLLGYYNSQEFYEPNTTDWQEASITERGKQMFLAYQAEQRKYLERLVFETLRDDDLDVQNAALDALRRLYKQADRKRLLSQLQKAIKSGDNRDRHNAHWVLGHLGQEDPGTIVPILVKLLDHRRTETRLNAVKALGEVGSEQAIPALATLIESGSAKWKRDREEPEVRQLAVEALGKIGGAAVPELVKIVQNKGSSLRVDAIRALAVLGDEKVVEPLLEALKEQSSRDVVIPLN
- a CDS encoding DEAD/DEAH box helicase translates to MFLLQLFLTLSYAACPFYTKVWNAREVWMIYKGLQLDRFQEEAIAAINGDTSVIVTAPTGAGKTVIAEYAVEKCLQENRRVIYTAPIKALSNQKYRDFYAEYGEKIGIVTGDVVLNPHAQVLLMTTEIFRNTIFDNIERLQDVSYVIFDEIHYINDIERGTVWEESLIFAPQHIKFVCLSATIPNIHPFAEWMQSVRDIDIEIVEELKRPVPLKHYLYFKDYGIGHTPHITPLRKISQRDTRQRKSGVPENKTLPAFPPGFIETRLMPHLRQEKRFPCLYFCFSRRGCEENAKSLAFGSQLQLLNEEQTAQILKQFDELCLQFDIAEEKKIAEFRKLVSCGIAYHHAGMLPTLKEVVERLFTSGLIQFLFTTETFAVGINMPACTVVFDSLEKFDGIGFRHLKAREYHQMSGRAGRRGIDTIGYVYAQIVPAYADVNEIEAIVSNKVEPIESQFNLSYSSILNLYQKYGDDIYDVYTMSLSNHQNRVRVAEHSKQVNRKTRKLQTLPEPECIHEGIDGSEQIKKHYRQKRNHQNKIQRLYAEMQQVRFQRRRKKKKKERTRRLETIHKEIKRLQANPAESLCNGCPHLNTCSGRHTAIRQAETQLQKVKKKTKSMKNQPQRQIAARLKVLEELGYIEAKSLLPRGSTAACIYGYELQLTQLLFSGLFEQLTEDEINCLMVAIITEPRKDGYFKPLKEERLLDALYAVNAEISRIQRLEVKHKLTEITPLLEPRLCTAMLAWSRGCDFDQLEKYANLDAGDFVRTFRLVIDQLRQIRRAMSGHTALVEKLNRCIGRINRDVVDAERQLRIGHADLDETKIASSDQPVRFELDDFDVEPESETSVAS
- a CDS encoding GNAT family N-acetyltransferase, producing MANQDFDLAGALKIRPAEESDAAHLHTFCFPEKTKEQVTEELQADLESNGQIHRLVAESSGYPIGQITVSKDSSDAEVAQVGNLAVSGPFRQLGVADYLIKAAEAAAAENGAKTLEIELASTETNVIQRYKDWGFVEKPLVILQKLLDAAAQEEVEEEVEEEAIEDTAETADQVPETGGEQQELLDS
- a CDS encoding cupin domain-containing protein is translated as MDITLTNSNDTGALEFPWGAIKWLCNDQIDPEAEMTFGVVYINAGEGNPTHYHPNCEELIYVLSGECDHRLGDEVIPLRPGMMLRIPRNVKHNAVNTGWQPVTMIICYSDADRQTVFEE